The following is a genomic window from Kineosporiaceae bacterium.
ATCACCCTGATCTCGGTGCTGATCGCCGGATGGCGGTTCTGGAGAGGCGGAGCACCCGGCGTCGCCGCCCCCGCGCCGACCACGATGGTGTGTCTCGACCGGGCATCCCTGGTCCACGCCCGGTTGGCCGGGGCGACTCTGGCGGACGTGTCGCTGCGCGGCGCGGATCTGTCGGGCGCCGAGCTGTCCGGCACCGATCTCAGTGGAGCCGACCTACGGGGTGCGAGGCTCAGGGGGGCGGTGCTCGTCGGCGCGAACCTGACCGGCGCCTGCCTGCTCGGAGCGGATCTCGCTGATGCGGTGATCACTTCCGCGATCTTGACGGACGTGCGCCACGACCCTCACACCTTCGCCCGCTGCATCAGCGATGCGCCGTCCCCGGCTCCGGCCGTCCCCGCAGCCGACGTGCCACCGGTTGGCGTCACGCAGCACGTCACGTGATCCGTCGGCTCAATGACCGAGGGCCAACAGCCGAACTGCCAGACATGGAATGGACCAGGGCCTTCGTCGGCATGGCGAGCACCCTCATGATCGCCATGGGCTCCTCGATCTGGGGGGCACTGTTCTCCCGGGACAGGCAGCCATCGGGCGCGCCGACGTTGCGCCAGCAGGGGTGGTTCTGGGGGGCCATGGTCATGCTGCTGGTCGGCGCCTTCTTCGGCATCGTCGCCGCCGGCGCACTTCCACTCTCCAGCTGATCCCCTCCATCCACATAGGGTCACAGGATGACGCTCTCTGTGCCCGAGACTCTTCTGTCGCTGGCTCGACGAGCTCGGCGGGTGACGGTGCTGACCGGTGCCGGGATGTCGGCGGAGTCAGGGGTGCCGACCTTTCGCGATGCCCAGCAGGGGCTGTGGTCACGGTTCGACCCCACCGAGTTGGCCACCCCGCAGGCCTGGCACCGCGATCCGGCGCTGGTGAACGCCTGGTATCTGTGGCGGGTGGCGTTGGTCCGTCGGGCCGAGCCACACGCCGGTCACCGGGCACTCGCGGCCTGGGCGCGGCGTGCCGAGGTGGAGCTGCGCATCGTCACGCAGAACGTCGACGACCTGCACGAGCGCGCGGGGTCGCCGGTGCTCGCGCATCTGCACGGCAGCCTCTTCGCGTGGCGGTGTGACCGCTGCGGCGAGCCGGCCGAGATCCCGTCCACCCCGCTCAGCGGCGACGGGGAGCCACTCGATCACGTCGCGCCGACCGGTTGCCCCCTTTGCCCCGGACGGCGCCGTCCCGGGGTGGTGTGGTTCGGAGAGGCGTTGCCGTCGAAGGCTTTCCAGATGGCCCAGGCCGCCTGCCGAGCGACGGATCTGGTGCTGGTCATCGGCACCTCGGGACTCGTCCACCCCGCAGCCTCCCTGCCGCACCTGGCGACCGCGGCCGGGATCCCGGTGATCGAGATCGACCCACATGCCACGGCCCTCGGCGCTGCCGCCGATCACACCTGGCATGCCACCGCAGGCGAGGCGCTCCCGCTGCTGGTCGCCGCCCTGGACGCCGACTGACCTCGCACCGGGCCAACGCAGGTCACGGCAGAATTGACGCCCGCTCGATCAACCTTCTCTCAAGCCGATGTCATCACTGATGCAGCCCCCTTGGCGACCGCCGTCAATGCCCCTACGTTCACTGCCACAAGGTCCGAACCTGGACACATCCGGCACACGGCTTCGGGGGCCTCACGTGACCGACTTTTCACCGTTCCCTGGCGACTCTGATCGCCCGGACGTCGAAACCCCTTCTACCGAAGGGTCTTTCGACGCACTTCTGAGTTCCGATGAGCCATCGCAGCAACCGGTTCCTGCCGCTGTCGGCACCCGCCGGCAGCGGGTCG
Proteins encoded in this region:
- a CDS encoding pentapeptide repeat-containing protein, producing MVMADQAPAPTPLPWFWVIAAAITLISVLIAGWRFWRGGAPGVAAPAPTTMVCLDRASLVHARLAGATLADVSLRGADLSGAELSGTDLSGADLRGARLRGAVLVGANLTGACLLGADLADAVITSAILTDVRHDPHTFARCISDAPSPAPAVPAADVPPVGVTQHVT
- a CDS encoding NAD-dependent protein deacylase, translating into MTLSVPETLLSLARRARRVTVLTGAGMSAESGVPTFRDAQQGLWSRFDPTELATPQAWHRDPALVNAWYLWRVALVRRAEPHAGHRALAAWARRAEVELRIVTQNVDDLHERAGSPVLAHLHGSLFAWRCDRCGEPAEIPSTPLSGDGEPLDHVAPTGCPLCPGRRRPGVVWFGEALPSKAFQMAQAACRATDLVLVIGTSGLVHPAASLPHLATAAGIPVIEIDPHATALGAAADHTWHATAGEALPLLVAALDAD